The sequence NNNNNNNNNNNNNNNNNNNNNNNNNNNNNNNNNNNNNNNNNNNNNNNNNNNNNNNNNNNNNNNNNNNNNNNNNNNNNNNNNNNNNNNNNNNNNNNNNNNNNNNNNNNNNNNNNNNNNNNNNNNNNNNNNNNNNNNNNNNNNNNNNNNNNNNNNNNNNNNNNNNNNNNNNNNNNNNNNNNNNNNNNNNNNNNNNNNNNNNNNNNNNNNNNNNNNNNNNNNNNNNNNNNNNNNNNNNNNNNNNNNNNNNNNNNNNNNNNNNNNNNNNNNNNNNNNNNNNNNNNNNNNNNNNNNNNNNNNNNNNNNNNNNNNNNNNNNNNNNNNNNNNNNNNNNNNNNNNNNNNNNNNNNNNNNNNNNNNNNNNNNNNNNNNNNNNNNNNNNNNNNNNNNNNNNNNNNNNNNNNNNNNNNNNNNNNNNNNNNNNNNNNNNNNNNNNNNNNNNNNNNNNNNNNNNNNNNNNNNNNNNNNNNNNNNNNNNNNNNNNNNNNNNNNNNNNNNNNNNNNNNNNNNNNNNNNNNNNNNNNNNNNNNNNNNNNNNNNNNNNNNNNNNNNNNNNNNNNNNNNNNNNNNNNNNNNNNNNNNNNNNNNNNNNNNNNNGAACTCCGTTAACAAACTGAAACTGACACAATCTTCTGCAGGTTTGCCCTGTATGCAGCGCAGAAGTTTCAGCTTCCACCTCTGGACAAAGCTAATGAAAGCAAAGGAAGAAAGATTCAGAAAAAAGGAATCATAAGCTAAGAACATCAAAACCTTAGCTGTCTGTTTGTAcactttttataaacaaaaaaaaacatcaccagATTTCCTTGGATCCTTTAAACAGTCTCAAGGATTGGAACTTTCTCGAACgcttttagttttagcattCATCTGCTTCCGTATTTGCCGTTTTGGGATATAGCTTATCACATAGTAAGTGCCTATTTTATTGATGTTCACGTATGCTACTGTAAAATAGCTGGGATAATCAGGTTTTTGATCTAAGAATGAATGAATATAAGGTAGAATTTTGAAATTCCAAGACTCAGACAAACATATCAAGGGTTTAGAATTGATCGAAACTTCTCTTATTACCTAAGAAGCTAAGATAAATGTGTGGACACATGATAACGAAGAACAAGTTAACAAACAAAGAACCGATAACTTTGATTAAGATAGATTCTAGATAACAAAATGATACAATGTTCAATAAAAACGTAGCGTCATCTTCTCACCAACAAGAATCTCTAGATGAGAAACCGGCTAAACGATGAGGGAACAAGTCTCAAAGAGTTTACAAATCCAAAATATTTCTTAAAGATAGAAATGAGCTAACAAATGCTCTTATGCTACTAAGTTCCGTTAACAGAGTTAACGTTTATTTGCGCCGTCACGGTGACATTCCCTTAACCGACTTCACAGCTCATCACTACAGCTCACACCTTGGCATGTGCCACCTTtgcttcttatcttcttcacatGTGCCAAGTGTCAGCTCCCAAATACTATATCAAAGCTCTCCTGTTCGAAGAACCTTGACCACAAGGTTCGaaaaatggaaacttcctcTGCAAGTCAAAGAGATACTCTTATGTAGCTTCAGCCTCAGTTTCATTGGACCATTGAACCAGTACCATTGTTGCCGCTCGACCTTGTCGCTTCACCATCAACTGGTTCTTTCAACAGGACATCCACAATAACTGACGGTAACTGAGTCGAAGTGAGCACATTACCCACTACTGCTTTGAGTTGAGAAACGTGAAACACAGGATGTATGAGAGAACCCTCTGGAAGCAGTAGCTTGTATGCGACCTTACCACAACGATCAAGTATCTTATAAGGGCCAAAATACTTGGGAGAAAGCTTCTGGTTTGCACGAACCACCACTGAACCATGTCTGTAAGGTTGTAACTTGACAAAGACTGAATCACCCACCGCAAATTCCCTCTATGTATGGTGAGTATCTGCAAACTGTTTCATTCGATGTTGAGCCCTGAGTAGATGAAACTTCAGGAATAGGAGCATTTGTTCCCGTTCTTGTAAACTTCTTGCCACCACTGCCACCTTAGACTCACCGGGTAAATAGGGTAAATGGATCAGAGGTGCTTGTCCATAAACCGCTTCAAAGGGACTAAGTTGAGTTGCTGTGTGAAAATTTGTGTTATACCAGAATTCAGCGAGAGGCAACCATTGACTCCATAAGTGGGGACGGTCACTACACATACAACGAAGATAAGTCTCCAAACAACGATTCACCACCTCTGTTTGTCCATCACTTTGAGGGTGATAGGCACTTGAGAACTTTAAATCAACACCCTATAAAGAGAACAACTCACGCCAAAATGAACTGAGGAATATCGTATCACAATCACTAACAATTGAACGAGGACAACCATGAAGCTTATAAACGGTATCCATAAATGCTTGAGCGACTGACATTGCCGTGTAAGGATGAGCTAAAGCCATGAAATGAGCCGCCTTTGATAGTCTGTCCCCCACCACAAAGATAACTGTCTTACCTGCTGATTCTGGAAGTCCATCAATGAAGTCCATGGATAAGTCAGTCCAAATTGCTTCAGGAATAGCCAAAGGTTGCAGCAACCCAGGGTAAGATGCAGTATCATACTTGCATTGTTGGCAAATGGCACAACTGCGAATGTAAGTCTGAATATCTACTGCCATTCCCCGCCAATAAAATAAGCCTTTAACCTTTTGATATGTTGCGTCTCTACCAGAATGTCCCCCGTCCCCGAACAGTGCATCCATTGAAGAATGGAGTTGCGTAATGGAGTGTCATTAGGGACCACAATCTTACTCTTTCGCCTCAGTACAGACTGTACCCACGAGTAGTGTTTCTTAGCATTTGGATTCGAAGAGAGCTCAGCAATGAGTTGTTTTAACTCAACATCTGTTACATAATGAGCATGAATGTTTTTCATTAGATCACATTCTAACACCGACATAGCCATGTGGAGTACCTCTGCACCTTCTACTCCAGACAAGGCGTCTGCAGCTACATTCTCATTTCCTTGTCTGTACTGAATTTCATAATCGAACTCCAACAACTTGGGGAGctgatatatcatagtttttacggtttttaaccatgatataagtgtgatttttgagtcttttgatttgttttctaggatgttttagagtcttaacaggttttctaggattttggcacggatggagcgaaatggagcaatttggatgattctggagcatttaaccggaggaaatcaatttggagtctgattaTACgaagagcatcggtcgacacccatgcAAGTCGAAACAagtcttcaaatttggaagttttacaaagttgcccgaagtttttcATAATTGCagcacaagtccctgacgtgttttaggacatatatatagtatttttaggttttagaaactcttaagttattttctagcaagttttactttctgcaaccctgtgagattttgagagcttttgggagagagagatctgaactgctttaagagaagaattcataaactccctctttactcttttaatttcaattgcttattattcaaaattatgttttgttcttcattgaatatgtctgagtagattgcttgttaggttcagggttttgcACAGGGATTTTAtagtttattagatctgtttatttaggattcattatctttctaaatcttcatcataggttgttcttcatattaattcttgattggccatctagaattaataacttaggaaaataaattgatatgagaatataattgattttcctgataaaactttttgatgagcaaaattactttctacaaagagatttgatttactaattttttgaacttatctaaacctgtttttaaagctgatttttaatctagaattttacaaagagatttggattttctggttttaaatttagataatatttgtagtgagaactaatttattttacaaaagtgtttagagttctagatctgatttttaattgcttgaatcctaatttattgattgatttaatatttcataatttcctgagaaattccctggacctagctttttgatcttctgaattttcaacacttttatttaatattttgcattgcttttcttacttaaatcaacttgtttagcgtaatcataacactctataatttattgtgtagtctagCGTcattgtggaattcgacccctaagtactacagtgacctcttaatttgagagagtagctctagggtttaatttgagcatatcaggaGCCATTGTTGTTGAATTGGTGTATTCAAACGTTGTTCCAGCAAGTATTTGAGGCTCCTCTGGTCAGTTTTAATGACAAGGTGATTAGGCAGGAGATAATGTCGCCACTTCTGGACAGCAAACACCACCGCTAAAAACTCCTTCTCATAGATAGACAGGTTCAGTTGTTTGCCCTTCAAATGTCGACTAATAAATGCCAATGGATGTCCCTCTTGCATGAGTACTACTCCAATTCCTTTAGTACTCGCATCTGTTTCCACCAAGAAGGGTTTGTCAAATTCCGGAAGAGCTAATATCGGAGCCTGACTCAATGCTTGCTTAAGCTTGGTAAAAGCCTCCAATGCATCTGATGACCACACAAAGGAATCCTTCTTTGTTAACAGAGTCAATGGTCGAGTAATCGTACCAAAAGATTTTACGAATCGCCTGTAATAACCTGCAAGACCCAAGAATCCACGTAACTGCTTCAAGTTAACGGGTACTGGCCACTCTGCAACAGCGTTGACCTTGGCAGGGTCCGTAGACACTCCACCAGCAGCAATAAAATGCCCCAAATACTCAACTTTAGCTGATGCAAAAGCGCACTTACTCCCTTTAGCATACAAATGATTCTGTCGCATTGTGTTGTAAGTGAGTGATATGATCTTCCATCGTAGAACTATAGACCAAAATGTCATCAAAGAAGACAAGGACGAATTTGCGTAAAAACTCCTTGAACACAGAATTCATTAGCCCTTGAAATGTTGCAGGTGCATTGGTTAAGCCGAAAGGCATGACCAAGTACTCAAAGTGTCCACTGTGAATTTTGAATGCAGTTTTGTGAACATCTTCTGGTTCCATCTGAACTTGGTGATAGCCTGCACGCAGATCTATTTTAGAGAAGACTGCAAATCCTCCCAGTTCATCCAATAAGTCTTCAATCAAAGGAATGGGAAACCTATTCTTGATTGTCAACCCATTCAACCCCCTATAATCCACACAAAGTCTCCAAgaaccatctttcttctttaccaaCACCACCGGAGAAGAAAAAGGGCTTGAACTTACACGTATGGTACCAGCTTTCAACAAGTCTTGCACAATCTTGTCAATCTCATCCTTCTGATAAACCGCATAACGATAAGGACATTGATTGACTGGATCTGAACCCTCTTGTGGTTATGGTTCTCCCTGAAAGGAGGAAGGGTTGTAGGTTCTTCAAATATATCCGAATAAGTTTGTGTCAGCTGTAAAACAGCAGCATTGGTAGCATTCTCCTTGTGACTCGTTTCGACAGCAAATAACATCATATCCTCCTGCTCTACTATCTCCTGAGCACTTATCATTGATATTTGAACCGCTTCCTCCTGAACCTTGTTAAACTTAGTAACTTTAACCGTTCGTATTGCTCCCGGTTTGATCCCATGAAGcagaatcctctgtttcttccacCAAAATCCCATTTCAAGTTTTTGCAAGTTCCAGGTCATGTCACCTAATGGAGCTAACATGAAATCGTCCTTGAAAGGTGTACCCTGAAACGACCAATCAAACTGTGACACTCTTCCCTAGACCCCAAGTTTGCTTCCATCTGCAACAGCTACGTTGGTCAATCCTGCAGATTGGACTGCAACTCCAAGTGCTTTAGCCGTACGCGGGTCCATGAAATAATGAGTCGACCCTGTGTCCAAGAGAATAAACATGACTTTCTTTCCATGAATACCTCTAACCTTCAGAGTACGATAATCCTGAACTCCTGACACAGCACTGATTGATACTCTAGGTGtgtctttctcctcttcttccgcAGACTGAGTAACAATTTCCTCCCACTTACCAAGTTCCTCCTCCACTTCAATCATATACACTTGCGACTTCTTATGCTTTAAATAGTGATCAGGGGTATACTTCTCGTCACAAATGTAACACAACCCTTTAGCTCGCCTCTCACTCATTTCCTCTTGAGATAAAAACTTTATGTTCTTAGGTGCCTGAAAATTAGTGTCTCCACCATTAGTCTGACTTGCTTGCTTCCCGGATACTTGATTCTTTACTAAAGGACTCACATTGGTTGACTTCGACGATGACCAATTACCTGCACTACTTTCTGATGTGGATGTGCCTTCTCGTATAACCGTCCCAACACCAAACATTGACGCACAGACTGTGGTTCAAACATGTGAATATGCATCTGCGTGTCTAACCTGAATCGCGCCAAATAAGCTCGCATAAGATAATCCTTCGAGAGAGTCACCCTGTTTCAAATCAACTCAAATCGCTGATAATAATCCACAATACCATTTGTCTCCTGCAACTGTTTAAGCTTTGCAATAGGGTCATCAAGAACATCCTCAAATCTTTCCTTTAAAAGCAACTTATAAGAGGTCCAATCATGCAAAACATTTCTTCCCAATGGCGTCTGAACCAACGAGTGGTGCCACGCTGCCGCATGTCCATCAAAATGCATCGCTGCCATCTTTACCTTGAAATCACTAGGTGTAAAATCAAGGGAAAAGAAATCCTCCACCTTAAAAAACCATTCAGATATGCGATCGCCGTTGAACCTGGGGAAATCAACCTTCCCAACCCGAGTTAACCCCAAATAATGGTTCTGATAAGCCGATCcatctcctctgttttgatAACCTGAACCATCTCCTCTACTTTGATATCCCGATCCATCTCCTCCACTACGATCAGAACTCTCCACCAAGTGCTCCGGTGTTGCCGATACTACCGGTGCACCACCATCACAGATTTGTTTTCCACTGGATGAGGGTTGTTGTCCAGGCCTCATCTTCACCATTTCAAACATATCGGCAATGTTggtatcaatttttttattttgttcagcaaTCGCAACTTCTAAACGATCAAGTACCTGGGCGATCTGAGAACCCAGTGTAGTTTCCGTCACCGGAACTACCGACCCAACCGTTTCCACCACCTCTTCAGCTCGAGTAATCTGAGATCTCTTTTCCACTGCCATCGTTTCCAAGGACTCGCTTAGTTCTGATACCAGTAATAACGAAGAACAAGTTAACAAACAAAGAACCCATAACTTTGATTAAGATAGATTCTAGATAACAAAATGATACAACGTTCAATAAAAACGCAGCGTCATCTTCTCACCAGCAAGAATCTCTAGATGAGAAACCGGCTAAACGATGAGGGAACAAGTCTCAGAGAGTTTacaaatccaaaatattttttaaagatagaAATGAGCTAACAAATGCTTTTATGCACTAAGTTCCGTTAACAGAGTTAACGTTTATTTGCGCCGTCACGGTGACATTCCCTTAACCGACTTCACAGCTCATCACTACAGCTCACACCTTCGCACGTGCCACCTTtgcttcttatcttcttcacaCGTGCCAGCTCCCAAATGCTATATCAACATAGAAGCTATAACCAAAACTCGTATCGAAGAAAAGCACGACAAATGATATCCCATGTTTTCTCTTTGGAACATGACCATCATGACTATGGGTATCGAGCTCGAGTTCTTCAGCGCACAGACACCAGATGGACCAGTGACGTGTGCCTCATGTGTAATGAAAAGGTCATTTGTCCAAGgccacaaaataataaaaattataagatcATATATCTTTTTAGTTAGGTTAtgtatttagtttgaaaatatgtttaagctttttattttaaaactttacaatattttgtttgttattaattcttcttatttcatatttcttaatcttttattcgtattaatagagtattatataatatattagatatttgaaagtaaaataaaaaaaacacatgaaaaattgaaaacttgttttaaaattttataagagaatatatttttaatgaactaacaaaatgTTAATGTGACAATAGATGATATGATATAtgaaagtttattttatatgttataaaaacacatacataaaaatattttacttatgttttgttcatactttacatatgttttgcttattttttgttaatatgtattcaacatttcaaagaacaaaaaaataactaatttatgtcatatttaaacaatcacacctacaatttatatttataaagaatttaatataaactatactcaatgtatcaaacaatcaaataatttatatatatatatgattttatcatagtcacaaaaaatataaatatataaacaattaaaaatatatatcatctacCTATCGTATAGGTAaccatctagtatatatattatttttaacattttttaataacagtaaaaacatattttttttattcgcCTTAAACCTATATGAACCTAAGCACGACATTGAGATGGACCAAAGATCTTCGGGAGTGCTATGCATATGATGAACTTTGTGAGTAGCTTGTTGGTAACAATGGTGGTAAAGATCTATTCGGAGGATCACATGCCTTGGATTCCAAAGAACCTTAACAAAGGTCACAGACTTATCCGACTCATAAACAAAAGGCTAAATCAGATTATTCAGTCTTTTACGAATAGTAGTAGTACTTAaccgaaaaataaaataactccATAAAACAAAGCAATTATTAGGTATGAGTATGACCCATGCatgatattaatttttacttatttaataataaaattatttatagtaTCTATTATTAGTTAGTTCATTATGACATTTTATTTATGTATCACAAATACAGTGGTTGTgttgattttataatatattacaaaaataaacttaaacaaaattacaaattaaactaaaaaattttaatattttttttggtcaactttttaatgatttattattctttaaataaaGTAGCATTTttgaacaaccaaaaaaaattctacgaTTCCAATTGAAGATGATTTAGCTATGTTATTAGAACCAAAGGAAAAATAGTAGGAATATGGTAAATGGAGAACTGATATGTGGTTCAAATGACACTAAAAGATAATGAGCTTCAACAGGTTATATTAATGTACTTACTAGTTGAATATTTTCCAATTTACTAAATAAATTCTTCACTTTATAGACTCTTAACACCTTCATGCAGATCGATGAAGTATTTTACCCACTTCATAACCCTGTAACACATTGTTTACAATTacaataatatgtttttataacaatttttatacaattgaaattctaatttttttatgtcaacTTGGTAGGTTTGGAACCtaacacaaatttttaatataatgtattATTGCATTTACAAGCGGTCTACTCAATTTATATACTGGTACGATATGATAAATATACTACTACTTTCGtacattttagttttcttaatttcctaatattttagaatttgtatatgagtattatattatgataaatgattattgttttgaattttataaatagttttatttatagtaaaatatatattatcaatatatatttaaaatgattacATTGAAAGAGTTTATAGCGTTTTATATGGAAAGCAcacgattatatatatatatatatatatatatatatatatatatatatatactatgacATTATATAGTgctatttgaatatttatatgtatgtatgtttcttcaatttttattctctctacaaattaaatttcattcatttttttacataaaaataaatttatatgacaacccatttatatatgtatgtaatcaAAGAAGTATTTCAATCTCTCTTTATTGGTTCAGttgacatatatttttcaaataaaatttaaattatatttaaaggtaataaaaaaataactcttTATAGAAGCCAAAGTATTTATATACTTATGGTATTAGCTATGTGGAACCTGATAAGCCTAATCAAGGAGCCTGTTTTTTGTCTGATTTCATCACTCGGCAGATGCCCTTTTGGTTATGGATATATGTATTCACGTTAAAAAGACCGGCACAACACCTATTTCCGGAAATGTTATCTGTTCATGATAGGGAACTTTATGGTACAGACTAATCTCATGCTTGTTGGGTTTATGGATTGCATTTATGCGTTTGCAGATTGTGTTCATGATCAGCATCTTCGAAACCGAGGGGGGTTTTGTTGTTAACAAGCAGAAATTTGAACTTGATAATTCCATAGAAAGACTATCTACAGTAtgttgaattataaaatttcttaGCGTACAAACAAGCAGAATTGGATGATTCTCTTGTCAACAACACAATACAATCAGGTTTGCCCCGTATACTGGATTTTTTGATCTAAGAAAGAACTATAAGGTAGAATTTTGAAATTCCAAGACTCATAAAAACACATCACAAGGGTTTAGAATAGATCGAAACTTGTCTTATTACCTAAGAAGCTAAGATAAATGTGTGGACACATAAGCTATAACCAAAACTCGTATCAAAGAAAAGCACGACAAATTTCCCATGTTTTCTCAGACCGTCATGACTATGGTATTTGGTCGTCTACATGAAAAGCTGGCGAGTGGAGTGGCACCAACGGTCATATGCTGGTTGGAGATTGGGCCACTCAGAGGCCGAGACTGAGAAATCTTGGAGCCAGTTTGTGAGTAAGATTTCTTGGTCCAATGCAGGTAAGGTCGAGATGGCTTTGTCTATAGCTCGTTCCACCTCAACTCTCTCATAACCCGTCAGCACGGGAAACGCTAACCCGTTCCTTGCGTGACTAAATAGTGGTAACCAGTTTGCAAGGAGCCTGAACGTCACTTGTCCCGGAACTTGTGTGCTGTCTCTTGCTAACTCTCCAATTAAGAGCGCTGCaagaaattgattttgtgaGAAAACAACAGATATGTAATGAGCATAGAAACCGAAtttcaaaccaaaaccaaactgaatTGAACAATATATGTGATAGTGAAATGAAACTTGGACCTAATAAATGAccaaatacatttaattttttactgAAAACTATATAGCATAattattgtttacttttttaaaacaaaatattgaaaaaactaATCTGAATAACATAATCTGAATACTTGCCTGAAATCTTAACCATGAGGCCTTGGACCCTGGGAGCAGTCGTGAGAGACAAGGAAGCTAAACCGGAAGCGTAGCTCCACCGCTTAATCCCTTCTGCCACCGCACCATAACGCCTAAGCTTCTCTGTCATCCACAGAAGCTCCTCCGCAAGCTTCTCGACCGCTAGTTCAGCCTCATTTTCTTGGGAACCACCCGCTCTCACCACCGCAGACTCTCTCCTCCTATTCTGCGATAATAAGTTCCCAGTCATGTCCGCTAAGGACCTGACCGTATTGATACATGCGCTTAACCCTCTCACGTAGGAGGCGACGTAGCCACCCAGAGGGAGGGCGCTGACCACACGCAGTGGCAAACCACCGAAGGGTTCGTCTGCCGTTCGAGAACGTTTCAAGCAGTCCTGCAATCGCGCAGTGGTGCGTGCAAATGAGGACGCAAGAGCCGCTCTATTGACGTCCAGTAAATCCACGTGGCCGCTCTGGGCGTTGTCTTCCATGATCTTCTCAGCCATTCCCAAGGCAAATTGGTATTTTCTTGAGGTTACTGGTATCTCGTTCATGAGTGCTAGTGCCTACTCgtaaaaaaacatgttataaGATAAGTATATTAAATGGTCAAgttgtaaatatatacaaataggTGGCAAGTTTAATGTTCATAGACGACATCTATATATCTAACAACAATATATCTACGCAGAT comes from Camelina sativa cultivar DH55 chromosome 19, Cs, whole genome shotgun sequence and encodes:
- the LOC104765866 gene encoding uncharacterized protein LOC104765866 isoform X2, whose product is MSSSRELQYLEYTYRNNRPTTGLLNSIFMTTVNTAARSLVSVASTASTPEVPSRRWSASDHLSFASGLLTAAAENALVPVKAPSSSSTSSTALVKYSGSSNLGMMICDGVDEPSVNSLGRALCHALALMNEIPVTSRKYQFALGMAEKIMEDNAQSGHVDLLDVNRAALASSFARTTARLQDCLKRSRTADEPFGGLPLRVVSALPLGGYVASYVRGLSACINTVRSLADMTGNLLSQNRRRESAVVRAGGSQENEAELAVEKLAEELLWMTEKLRRYGAVAEGIKRWSYASGLASLSLTTAPRVQGLMVKISALLIGELARDSTQVPGQVTFRLLANWLPLFSHARNGLAFPVLTGYERVEVERAIDKAISTLPALDQEILLTNWLQDFSVSASEWPNLQPAYDRWCHSTRQLFM
- the LOC104765866 gene encoding uncharacterized protein LOC104765866 isoform X1; its protein translation is MSSSRELQYLEYTYRNNRPTTGLLNSIFMTTVNTAARSLVSVASTASTPEVPSRRWSASDHLRFMSMMMTWLTLWVLRVFLDYFPLPLISSSSSSSAYSYSYPPFSFASGLLTAAAENALVPVKAPSSSSTSSTALVKYSGSSNLGMMICDGVDEPSVNSLGRALCHALALMNEIPVTSRKYQFALGMAEKIMEDNAQSGHVDLLDVNRAALASSFARTTARLQDCLKRSRTADEPFGGLPLRVVSALPLGGYVASYVRGLSACINTVRSLADMTGNLLSQNRRRESAVVRAGGSQENEAELAVEKLAEELLWMTEKLRRYGAVAEGIKRWSYASGLASLSLTTAPRVQGLMVKISALLIGELARDSTQVPGQVTFRLLANWLPLFSHARNGLAFPVLTGYERVEVERAIDKAISTLPALDQEILLTNWLQDFSVSASEWPNLQPAYDRWCHSTRQLFM